GATTGTGCGGCGCTTATTTCCTAAGCTGGCTATAAATGATGCTGTTTCTTGTTGTCTATCCAATCTCTTTTCGCGTACGGCTTCTTCAACGAGCCTGGGGTTTGGCAGGGAAGAGTGTTGATAAAGGGGGTGGTTGTATATAGAGCTTTTGGGGTGGGATGAATATATTAGAAGATTTCTTGCGGCTTTGAGATGTCGAATGACTATTCGTGATGATTTTTTGTGTTGCTGTCTGTGATGGTGCTGTTTGTGCTGTTGCTGGAGGTTGTTACGGTTGTATGTTGTATGGTGTTGCTCTGTGTGATGTACGATGTTGCTCTGTGTGATGTGACATGTCCAACTCGATTTCACATTAACCATACCTTGTCTAATTTCTTAACCAGTGCCATATCCAACTCCCTAATCGATGCCATGTCCTATTCAGAACATTCTTACATTAACCGATTCTATTCTCAGTTCCCTAATAGATGCCATGTTCAACTCGATTCATGTTGACCAGTTCCATGTCCAACGCAATTCATATTAGCCGATTCCATGCTCAACTTCCTACCAGATCCCTAACCGATCCCATGTCCAGCTTAACTACCATTAACCTGCCACATAACACTCTACAAAAGTAACCAGATACAACTATAATCAATCATCCCTTATAataccatcatcaacagAACTCTACCCTCCCTCATCGAGTAACCGCCCAACACAAGATTCACGCTGACAAGCCCATCATTTAACAGACAACCAGTTGTTGTGTACTACGGTATTCATtgatttatatatatacggTACCTAAAACACACAATGTGTATCATATATACCGATTTCATCCTCCACTCTACACCCAGCCAACATATTAAAGTACACTCCATCTCACTGAACGGTCCATCTGTTAACAGCCCGTCAGGAATCACACTCCCTCGTCATAACGCCGTGCCATGTCAATCCcaaagaataaataaaacGAAGTAAAAAAGAACCATAAAGCGTAAAATCCCATCCGAGATATCGAACGGTGGTAAAAAGGGTGATTTCTCGCCGTGGGATTCACCAGCCCCATTAAAGCATTCGTTCGTAAAAAAGTAATAACTATAAAATAACAATCAAATCAAACGCAGGAGCTGCAAACAACTTAGTGCCGAGATGAGTAGCGGTTCGTCGGCGAGTAAGGCATATCGTAGCCGCTGGACTGGGCATAAGGATCATCGGCGTAGGCGGTTCCACGACGTTCATCTTCTCCGAGGAGTTCCTTGACTTCCCAGTTGTTCATGCGAGTGCCGACAGAAAACTCGAGATCTTCCTTGGTGATGGAATCCCAGTACTGAGAAGCGAGTTAGCAACACGACACATGATACATACATAGGCTCGTGAAATGGTGGCACGTCTTCTTACCTTGTAGACCATCATGACGGCCAGCAGATTACAAATCGTAGCAAAGAACAGGCCGTCCAAGTAGTGGCTCACGGCAACACAAATCTTGGAGCTGAAAGCATAGAGAATGACCTGGCCGgcgacaaagaagaaaatgccAAAGGCAATGTCACCCAGCGGCCACCTGTCTTGCAGCGTTCTGACGACAAGCAGGATCTGCATGCCAACGTAGACAAAGAGCTCAATGGCGTTGAGCAGGTACAAGACGACAAACAGACCGATAGTGTTGGTCGGACCGATACCCGCCCATCCCTTGAAAGTGGCCAGCGAGACGAGGAAGGAAATGGCAAAGGCAACGACAGAGCAGAGCCACAGCATCCACACCGACAGCGGCGTTCCATCCTCGTACAGCTGAAAGCCCACAAACCCATTGACCAGCAGACACGTCACGACAGCACTTGTCAAGCCATTCTGCACGCTCGAAAAGTACGGAAACGGCCCGCTGCCCGCAGGCACGACAccagcatcgacaacaaGCGAGATGAAGGTGAGCAGCATGTAGAGGTAGAAAAAAGTCAGAATCTCCTTGCGGCCGACGGCGGTGAACTTGGAGCGCACGTGCAGGATCATGATGACGGTCATGACGAGGGCGCCGATGTGGGCGAAGGAGGCGGCGCCCTCGAAGATGATTGTGTTGGCCACCTCGATGTTGCGCGCGTAGCAGCTGGGCTCGATGCCGACGCGGCCAGACGACGACAGGACGGGGCCGACGGAGGCgcacagcggcagcggcgtgTGCTCGCAGATGGACGTGAAGTCGCCAAAGCcagacatgatggcggtgTTGTTTTGTTGAGAAGCGATTCGAGTTCGGTGAGGGTATCGTCGGGGGGTTGGTGTCGTTTCGTTCGATGTTGTCGTAACAAGGTATTCGCAAGCGCGCGAgaataaacaaaaacaaacGAGCGTCGTCAAAAGCTCAGCAACAACCTCCTATCATCCGTCTTTTGTTTCCCAAGCTAACCCTTCAAAAAGCGCAGCCTTCCTTTCGATGCGACACAAAACTcccaaacaaaaacaaagaataTGCCACTTTTTCCGAGATCCCTCCCCCACGAAAGTAAACGAGCGTCAGGTAAAACGATTGAccgggggaaaaaaaaaggagaaaagaaaagaaacgcaGTCGCTTGATCTATGCGAATCCCTCAAAAATCGTGTTATTTCGGTTTTCGATGGTGTTTGAAGTCGAGCAGATTCCGGATACGAGGCCGCTGGGCGAGGAGTTGCGAGGCGCAAGAATCAAATGGGAAGAAGGGcgcaaaaagagagagaagaaagtcgGGGGGGGGATTATGGGGGACCCACCAAGAGGGAAGGTGACTTGCGTGAATACGGGGAAACGGTCATCTTTGCAaagtatcttttttttttctatacGAGATACTGTAGTGCgcatgatggatggatgaagCAAAATGGGTGAAGAGAAACACAATTCCAGAAACACAGAGTAGCAACAGATTATTATCACCTTATTCAGATAAACAACAGATCGGACTCAATGCAGGCCCATCAATGCATACATACAGCTATGTTGTGCATTGTCTCCATTAATTACTCCCTTGATGCAATTCTATCGTACTACtaaatccatccatccgcACAGTGGAGTCACCCGTCAGATCACCAAGGAAACAAAGCCATTCACCTGCTTATTACCACGATTACTATTGGATCACCACTCACAAACATCAACAATAAACACATACTACTGCATACAATGCGCAATCTCAAGCACAAGAAtaaatcaacatcaacacaTCTGATGcattataattaaataaatcATCCAACAAGCCCCTCCGCCGTGTCAGATTAtaatactactaggtacttaGCAGTTCACCCCTCAAATCAATCCCCATCCAGCATACACTGTACATACACACAAACACGTACCCTgcagcaacatcaaacaATAAATAAATATGAACATCTTCACTCTCTCCCTCAGCATTCAAAGCAACCCCTTGAAATGAACCAAATGGATTCACATGCCCTTTTTCACCCTACCAACGATATTCTACATCTCCCACCAACGTAATTTCACTAATCCATCCCTTGACATCATGCCTGTGCAGTCAGTATATCCATTCGTTGGAAATAGTCCAAGACAGGAATCACATCaactcatcaccaacactcacattcacattcacactcacactcacaaatccatcaaatcaCATCACATCCCTTCACAGAAAAACAACACTTTACACGATATCAGACacacagcatcatcaagacaAATGGCCCTTAAACACAGCCATCTCATTCACATTattcatctcttccatctttaTAAAGCATTGCCAAAACAACACCTACCCACACACATCTATAACCCATCCATCCGATTCACTCCACAAGATGCtcaaaaaaaagtaaaataaacGATCAAAATCATAAACCAGGCAACATCATAAATGCCCGCTCtcgttgttcttgttctcccCACGCCTAACCCGTGGATAGTAGGTATCTcgaataaaaaaaacagaaaaaaaaaccagatttaaaaaaaggggggaggctGAAATTGTCCGTGTGTAATACACACAAAATCAGATGGTGTCCCGTTGCCCCCATTCCAGCCATCCTCGGGCCAACCGTAGTCATGTCATCTCCCTTCTCCCTGTAACCATGCCGATGCTCCTTCATGCATATTAATGAATAAAATAGCTtgattaaaaaaaaaaagacacatGTGAAAATGGAATAAAAAggtgatgaaaaaaaaggcgggCATAAAGGCATAAACCACAAAATGAAATCAACTCCAGATGAAATGCATCTGAAGAGATGTGACAGGCGTTTCCCCCCTATACCTCTTCGACCAGTGTGTACCATTTCTTCGTTTGTTGGACGGGAGTCATAAAAGCCGTCCAAAACCCAATCCCTAATGCCGGTTCCCTTAACCAACGCCCCAAAGCCATGCAAATCCATGTGCTGCATCCTGATGATGAGCAAAAgctaaagagaaaaaaaaaatgagaaTGATAAAAATAGCAAAAGTAAAAGAGTAAGGCAATGTAAAATGAAAACACTAAAAGTACAAATGTGGACAACCCCAgaaagtgagagagaggaaaaaaaaaaaaaatacaagGATGCTGAGACACTCTGCCGAGCAGAAAATGTCTTGAACCATCCTGCTCATGGAGCAAAAGCGGTGCAGATGTGGTTCCCATCCACTGACCAACCGCCGCAAAGGGAACATTGCAACCACGTCTAGGGTGCATACGGCACTTGCGGTGCGTGTTGCGAGAGGGACTGCTGGCCCCTGTTGTACACTATAAACTCGGGCACCACTCCCGTGCGCAAGTCGTTTCGCCGACCAAGAGGCTGGTAATGCATGTGCGTGGGCGGGACGGGCACCGCGAGGTGATACTGATCCAGCGATGCCGACGGCGGCGGGTAGAGCAGCCTGTTGACGTGGCGGATGGGCTTGTAGGGACTGGCCCGCTGCTGCAGGTAGACGCTGGGCGAGTGCGAGATGGGCGTCAGGGCAATGGGCGTATGCATTCCCGAGGCGGCTCCAAACAGGGGCTCCGCCATTGGCGACGACGTATAGGCAGAGGCGAGGCTCACCGGCGTGTGCTGGTGCTTGCTGGGCGTGGTGTAGGCGATCGGCGGGTGGTTCTGCGGTGCTGTGCTGGGGAATCCAGTGGCGGAGACACTCGTAGTCGATGCCGGGAGGGTCGGTGGGTGGTAGGCTTCGTATTGTACAGGTAGAGGCGCAGCCGATGATTGGTATGGCTGATAGACGCTGGACATGGCACGCATGCCGGTCTGCAGAGGCGGCAGAGAGACCATGTTCTGGTTGGCGTAGGGCGACTGGGGGGTGTAGCCGGTTGCCGGAGTGTAGCTGGCTGCTGCGCCCTGGGTAGCAGATGGTGACGTATATCCAGCCGCCAGCGGTGAAGTCGTAGTCGTTGTCGATACCGTCGGCGCCGCTGTCGGGAAAGCAACCGGCTGGGAGGTTTGAGGCTGCGTTGTGACAATGGTGAGGTGCGGCACGGGAAGCCTGCCCGACTCCGGGGCGGCCTTGGGCCAGGGCGCTCCGCTCATGGGAGCTCTGCGCATAATTCG
This genomic interval from Trichoderma breve strain T069 chromosome 7 map unlocalized scaffold00008, whole genome shotgun sequence contains the following:
- a CDS encoding chitin synthase III catalytic subunit domain-containing protein; translated protein: MSGFGDFTSICEHTPLPLCASVGPVLSSSGRVGIEPSCYARNIEVANTIIFEGAASFAHIGALVMTVIMILHVRSKFTAVGRKEILTFFYLYMLLTFISLVVDAGVVPAGSGPFPYFSSVQNGLTSAVVTCLLVNGFVGFQLYEDGTPLSVWMLWLCSVVAFAISFLVSLATFKGWAGIGPTNTIGLFVVLYLLNAIELFVYVGMQILLVVRTLQDRWPLGDIAFGIFFFVAGQVILYAFSSKICVAVSHYLDGLFFATICNLLAVMMVYKYWDSITKEDLEFSVGTRMNNWEVKELLGEDERRGTAYADDPYAQSSGYDMPYSPTNRYSSRH